The proteins below are encoded in one region of Natronocella acetinitrilica:
- a CDS encoding thiamine pyrophosphate-binding protein, with protein MNAPELSEHSAAALIARFLKGRGVDRVFALCGGHIMPIWMKLDALGIRIIDVRDERAAVHMAHAHAELTGGLGVAMITAGPGVTNGMTGIANAHVSRAPVLILSGLPPTPQENRGALQDMVHVDLVRSITRYARTVREPSLVLQELAEAVSRAFGEGGDPGPAYLDFPIDTLRGEIPGHMVLDEHLRPAPRKRMPAEPQAVAEAVEILWSARRPLVISGRGAREAGKELERFLDALGAVYLDTGESKGLLGDDHPSVVGAMRGKVMGEADVVLTLGRRLDFQLAYGSPAVFGEARFIRIADAPSELRDNRRGVVEMLANPAEALRAMVDEAGSRRSAVDRDWAEGLRARHEERAEKLYRTMREAPSDDQGRMHPNRLLAGLREKLPANATVIADGGDFLSFARVGLPAGVYLDPGSLGCLGVGVPFGIAAALNDPDTPVLVATGDGSFGFNAMEIDTAVRHRAPVLIVVANNGAWQIEVHDQQTSYGKVVGSRLQFADYAAMARGLGMHAERVERPEDLAAAIDRAMANRPALLDVIVTPEAVSADARSGLAWIPDLQPLAAWHEAEVRWRSGGS; from the coding sequence ATGAACGCACCTGAGCTTTCCGAGCACTCGGCGGCTGCCCTCATTGCCCGCTTTCTCAAGGGTCGTGGGGTCGACCGGGTGTTCGCCCTCTGCGGCGGACACATCATGCCGATCTGGATGAAGCTCGATGCCCTGGGAATCCGTATCATCGACGTCCGGGACGAGCGGGCGGCGGTGCACATGGCCCATGCCCACGCGGAACTGACTGGTGGCCTCGGGGTGGCAATGATCACGGCGGGGCCCGGCGTCACCAACGGCATGACCGGGATCGCAAATGCCCACGTCTCGCGGGCGCCGGTGCTGATTCTCTCGGGCCTGCCACCGACACCCCAGGAGAATCGCGGCGCGCTCCAGGACATGGTGCACGTGGACCTGGTCCGCTCGATTACCCGTTACGCACGGACGGTGCGCGAGCCGAGCCTGGTCCTCCAGGAGCTTGCCGAGGCGGTTTCACGGGCCTTCGGCGAGGGCGGTGACCCGGGGCCGGCCTATCTCGATTTCCCCATCGACACCCTGCGCGGTGAAATCCCCGGGCACATGGTACTGGACGAGCACCTCCGCCCGGCGCCGCGCAAGCGCATGCCCGCGGAACCGCAGGCCGTGGCGGAGGCGGTGGAGATTCTCTGGTCGGCGAGGCGGCCGTTGGTCATCAGCGGTCGTGGGGCCCGGGAGGCTGGCAAGGAGCTGGAACGGTTCCTGGATGCCCTCGGCGCCGTCTACCTGGATACCGGCGAGAGCAAGGGGCTCCTGGGCGATGATCATCCATCGGTGGTCGGCGCCATGCGCGGCAAGGTCATGGGCGAGGCGGATGTCGTGCTCACTCTGGGCCGTCGCCTGGATTTCCAGCTTGCCTACGGCTCGCCGGCGGTGTTCGGGGAGGCGCGATTCATCCGGATCGCGGACGCACCGTCGGAGCTGCGGGACAATCGGCGGGGAGTGGTGGAAATGCTTGCCAACCCTGCAGAGGCCCTGCGGGCGATGGTCGATGAGGCGGGAAGTCGTCGGTCCGCCGTTGACCGGGACTGGGCCGAGGGGCTCCGTGCCCGCCACGAGGAGCGGGCGGAAAAGCTCTACCGCACCATGCGCGAGGCGCCATCCGACGACCAGGGGCGCATGCATCCCAATCGTCTGCTCGCGGGGCTGCGGGAGAAGCTCCCCGCGAACGCCACCGTTATTGCCGATGGCGGTGACTTCCTGAGCTTCGCCCGCGTGGGCTTGCCCGCGGGTGTCTACCTGGATCCGGGTTCCCTGGGATGCCTTGGCGTTGGCGTGCCCTTTGGGATCGCAGCGGCACTGAACGATCCGGATACCCCTGTGCTGGTCGCGACCGGAGACGGCTCCTTCGGGTTCAACGCCATGGAAATCGACACGGCGGTACGTCATCGGGCGCCGGTGCTGATCGTCGTGGCCAATAACGGCGCCTGGCAGATCGAGGTGCACGATCAGCAGACCAGTTACGGCAAGGTCGTGGGCAGCCGGCTTCAGTTCGCCGATTACGCGGCGATGGCACGGGGCCTGGGGATGCATGCCGAACGCGTCGAGCGCCCGGAAGACCTGGCCGCGGCGATTGACCGGGCCATGGCCAATCGCCCGGCGCTGCTGGACGTCATCGTGACGCCGGAGGCGGTGTCGGCCGATGCCAGGTCAGGCCTGGCGTGGATACCGGACCTCCAGCCCCTTGCCGCATGGCACGAGGCGGAGGTGCGCTGGCGGAGTGGGGGTAGCTAA
- a CDS encoding choice-of-anchor tandem repeat GloVer-containing protein: MRSPAIYLALSSLLLLVPPASSAQIVLSEILHQFDGQDGTAPVGRLTEGTDGFLYGVTSAGGADNCGSVFRISLDGQFDANWRINLIRAQTGCEPQMGLTAIPGENAFFGTAREGGANGNGTIFRVTQNGTITTAHHFGTLDSPRSPGGALLLASDGNWYGTSTGTSLPHPTINGTIFRYDGKDTVTILHEQDSDLHGRGTEGGLIQGEDGHLYGVARFAGQHGDGTLFRVTLGGDFTVLHHFKRDVTGRSPSAPLALGPDGAIYGVAPFDGPQSSGAFGTLFRYTSSEGLELLHEFVSIGFTPVVTPQRGVVFDQDGTLYGTAFRIYRRTPNGEVEGLGPPLSIGTKSVMLTSNGDLFALTEGNLVGQTDHGTIFVYWLSAAANGTPNQQDPDGDSGTNGDQNGGTDTGDDDSESSGGGGGGGSGGGCSLASGQDHVLSLLFLLALAGLGMRGYPRRARTSG, translated from the coding sequence ATGCGATCACCTGCGATTTATCTTGCGCTGTCCAGCCTTCTGCTGCTCGTACCGCCCGCGTCGTCGGCCCAGATCGTGCTATCCGAGATTCTGCATCAGTTCGACGGACAGGACGGCACCGCTCCGGTCGGCCGCCTGACCGAGGGCACCGACGGTTTCCTTTACGGTGTCACCAGCGCCGGTGGCGCCGACAACTGCGGCAGCGTCTTCCGGATCTCTCTCGACGGGCAGTTCGACGCCAATTGGCGCATCAATCTGATTCGGGCACAGACGGGGTGCGAACCGCAGATGGGGCTTACCGCGATTCCGGGCGAGAACGCGTTCTTCGGCACCGCCCGCGAGGGTGGGGCAAATGGCAACGGCACCATCTTTCGGGTTACCCAGAACGGCACGATCACCACGGCGCACCATTTCGGCACCCTGGACAGCCCACGGTCGCCGGGTGGCGCACTGCTGCTGGCCTCCGACGGAAACTGGTACGGCACAAGCACCGGTACCAGCCTGCCCCATCCCACGATCAACGGAACGATCTTTCGTTATGACGGCAAGGATACTGTCACGATCCTGCACGAGCAGGACTCTGATCTTCACGGCCGCGGCACCGAAGGCGGGCTGATCCAGGGGGAGGACGGTCATCTATACGGCGTTGCCCGATTCGCGGGCCAGCACGGGGACGGCACGCTGTTCCGTGTCACCCTCGGAGGAGATTTCACGGTCCTTCATCACTTCAAACGAGACGTGACAGGCCGTTCGCCCTCCGCACCGCTAGCCCTTGGCCCGGACGGAGCAATCTACGGAGTGGCTCCGTTCGACGGTCCGCAGTCTTCGGGAGCCTTCGGCACGCTGTTTCGCTACACCAGCAGCGAGGGTCTGGAGCTGCTGCACGAGTTCGTCAGCATAGGCTTCACTCCCGTTGTAACACCCCAACGTGGCGTGGTCTTCGACCAGGACGGCACACTCTACGGCACCGCCTTCCGGATCTACCGCCGCACACCCAACGGCGAAGTGGAGGGTCTGGGGCCACCCCTGTCCATTGGCACCAAGAGCGTCATGCTGACCAGCAACGGAGACCTGTTCGCGCTCACGGAAGGAAACCTCGTGGGCCAGACCGATCACGGCACTATCTTCGTGTATTGGCTCAGTGCGGCTGCGAACGGCACCCCGAACCAGCAGGATCCAGACGGCGACTCCGGGACAAACGGTGACCAGAACGGCGGTACGGACACGGGGGATGATGACTCCGAATCCAGTGGTGGTGGTGGCGGCGGCGGGTCCGGGGGTGGCTGCAGCCTGGCCTCCGGGCAAGATCACGTCCTCTCCCTGCTGTTCCTGCTAGCGCTTGCGGGACTCGGCATGCGTGGGTATCCGCGGCGAGCTCGAACCTCCGGATAG
- the trhA gene encoding PAQR family membrane homeostasis protein TrhA — MGLALRAYSDLEQAVDRYLHWAGLAVAVAAGTLLVVVASVSGKPVVWLSVALYVAGLLAMLTCSAMANHFLHDRSPRSRWLERLDHSAIFFMIAATYSPFAIGAMGGAWGWRLFLFVWSVALLGIGVKLLTRGGLSYRWSISLYLVLGWSILPVLQPLLSAVSTAALALLLAGGLLYSTGVLFFVWSRLPFHHVVWHGFVLAAAGLHYAAVLVGVVLPAAALPSS, encoded by the coding sequence ATGGGGCTTGCATTACGCGCGTACAGCGACCTGGAGCAGGCGGTGGACCGATACCTGCACTGGGCCGGCCTGGCAGTGGCCGTTGCAGCCGGGACGTTGCTGGTGGTCGTCGCCAGCGTCTCCGGCAAGCCGGTCGTCTGGTTGAGCGTGGCGCTCTATGTGGCGGGGCTCTTGGCCATGTTGACCTGCTCCGCGATGGCCAACCATTTCTTGCATGACCGTTCACCCCGAAGTCGTTGGTTGGAAAGGCTGGATCACTCGGCCATCTTCTTCATGATTGCGGCCACCTACAGCCCCTTCGCCATTGGCGCCATGGGTGGGGCTTGGGGTTGGCGCCTGTTTCTGTTCGTCTGGTCGGTAGCGCTGCTGGGTATCGGCGTGAAGCTGCTCACCCGCGGGGGGTTGAGCTATCGCTGGTCGATCTCACTGTACCTGGTGCTTGGCTGGAGCATCCTGCCGGTGCTGCAGCCGTTGCTGTCCGCCGTGTCCACCGCCGCGCTGGCGTTGCTACTGGCCGGGGGTCTGCTTTACAGCACTGGCGTGCTCTTCTTCGTGTGGTCGCGCCTACCCTTCCACCACGTGGTGTGGCACGGCTTCGTGCTGGCCGCAGCCGGCCTTCATTACGCGGCGGTACTGGTGGGCGTGGTGCTGCCTGCGGCCGCCCTGCCTTCGAGCTGA
- a CDS encoding aldo/keto reductase: protein MQRQVTLPNGEIIPALGQGTWHMGEHAAEHAAEVTALQGGLDQGLTLIDTAEMYGDGGAERVVGEAMVGRRDEVFLVSKVFPHNASRGGVSKACERSLKRLGTDRIDLYLLHWRGGASLAEAVAGFLDLQAAGKIRHWGVSNLDAADLRDLEDAPGGGNVATNQLLYNLAERGIEWDIQPWLRQRGIPVMAYCPMGQGMLPSDERLRRFAERHGISPAQAGLAWLLDQGDVIAIPKTRTPERVTENRAALEITLTGEQRAELDRLFPPPDGPGPLAIV from the coding sequence ATGCAGCGACAGGTGACATTGCCGAACGGTGAAATCATTCCCGCCCTTGGTCAGGGGACGTGGCACATGGGCGAACATGCGGCGGAGCATGCCGCCGAGGTCACGGCGCTGCAAGGCGGGTTGGACCAGGGACTCACGCTTATCGATACCGCCGAGATGTACGGTGACGGGGGTGCCGAGCGCGTGGTGGGGGAAGCCATGGTGGGCCGCCGGGACGAGGTCTTTCTCGTCAGCAAGGTCTTCCCCCATAACGCCAGCAGGGGCGGTGTGTCGAAGGCTTGCGAACGCAGCCTGAAGCGCCTGGGCACGGACCGGATTGACCTCTACCTGTTGCACTGGCGCGGTGGCGCATCGCTCGCCGAGGCGGTGGCGGGGTTCCTGGATCTCCAGGCTGCGGGAAAGATCCGGCACTGGGGCGTGAGCAACCTGGACGCGGCGGACCTGCGGGATCTCGAGGATGCCCCCGGCGGCGGCAACGTCGCGACCAACCAGTTGCTCTACAACCTGGCGGAGCGCGGCATCGAGTGGGACATCCAGCCGTGGCTGCGTCAGCGGGGAATTCCGGTCATGGCTTACTGCCCGATGGGCCAGGGCATGCTTCCGAGCGACGAGCGCCTGCGGAGGTTCGCCGAACGCCACGGCATCAGCCCGGCCCAGGCTGGGCTGGCCTGGCTGCTGGATCAGGGGGACGTCATCGCGATCCCGAAGACCCGGACCCCCGAGCGCGTGACAGAGAACCGGGCGGCGCTGGAGATCACGCTCACTGGCGAGCAGCGCGCCGAGCTTGACCGCCTCTTCCCGCCGCCCGATGGGCCGGGACCGCTGGCGATCGTGTAG
- a CDS encoding DoxX family protein — MSAPINTGDAALDRFGLHTHWLLRFLLASVFTYMGIDKFMGGGIAEFAGVVDLPVFVATMVALAEIGAGVFVVIGAFTSGWVTRLGAAMAVPVMLGAIVMAHWGQWHFMPTVTHPMGGMMFQVSLLLVAIYVLARGNEI, encoded by the coding sequence ATGAGTGCGCCAATCAATACCGGTGATGCTGCACTGGACAGGTTCGGTTTGCATACCCACTGGCTGCTGCGTTTTCTGCTAGCCAGCGTTTTCACTTACATGGGCATCGACAAGTTCATGGGTGGTGGCATCGCTGAGTTTGCAGGCGTAGTCGACCTGCCGGTTTTCGTCGCCACGATGGTCGCGCTGGCAGAGATCGGGGCGGGCGTGTTCGTCGTCATCGGTGCCTTCACCAGCGGCTGGGTAACGCGCCTGGGCGCCGCAATGGCCGTGCCCGTCATGCTTGGTGCGATCGTCATGGCGCACTGGGGGCAGTGGCATTTCATGCCCACGGTTACCCACCCGATGGGCGGCATGATGTTCCAGGTCAGTCTGCTGCTGGTGGCGATCTATGTTCTGGCGCGCGGGAATGAAATCTGA
- a CDS encoding CaiB/BaiF CoA transferase family protein: protein MPLMKPLEGIRVLDLTHMLSGPYGSMLLADLGAETIKVEPLRSGEGTRKLLANSPDYSMHGMGAYFLTLNRNKHSVCIDLKSEYGRELFYGLVRQSDVVFDNFSAGVTKRLRVDYDTLSSINPRIITCSVTGFGSEGPDPNRPAFDQVVQAMGGGMSITGEDVGRPLRAGIPIGDLGGGMFAAIGIQSALLARERTGQGQHVDISMLDCQISMLNYMATMYSLSGKNPEPIGNGHFVHVPYNSFDTATRPIIIAVIFDSFWEKLVEIVDVPEFRDEKYLTQPGRFADREFINRRLQEVLLTRTAEQWIADLNKAQIPVAPVNNFEQALNDPQVRHRNMVVTVEHPRGGSTEMPGNPVKLSRTKAESYTPPPELGQDTDAVLGRLLGLGSDELEQLRQQSVIR, encoded by the coding sequence ATGCCACTGATGAAGCCCTTGGAAGGTATCCGGGTACTTGACTTGACGCACATGCTTTCCGGGCCGTACGGCTCGATGCTGCTTGCTGATCTTGGGGCGGAGACGATCAAGGTTGAGCCTCTCCGTTCTGGGGAGGGCACGCGTAAGCTGTTGGCAAACAGCCCGGACTACTCAATGCACGGGATGGGGGCCTACTTTCTGACCCTCAACCGGAATAAGCACAGCGTCTGTATCGATTTGAAGTCCGAATACGGGCGTGAGCTTTTTTATGGCCTTGTGCGGCAGTCAGATGTGGTGTTCGACAATTTCAGTGCGGGTGTGACCAAGCGTTTGCGTGTGGATTACGACACGCTCAGTTCCATAAATCCGCGAATCATTACCTGCTCAGTCACGGGATTTGGTTCGGAAGGGCCCGACCCGAACCGGCCGGCTTTCGATCAGGTGGTACAGGCGATGGGCGGTGGAATGTCTATCACCGGTGAGGATGTCGGGCGACCACTGCGCGCCGGAATCCCGATTGGCGACCTCGGAGGCGGCATGTTCGCCGCCATTGGCATCCAGTCGGCACTCTTGGCCCGGGAGCGCACAGGGCAAGGTCAGCATGTGGATATCTCCATGCTGGACTGTCAGATCTCGATGCTCAATTACATGGCCACCATGTATTCACTGTCTGGGAAGAACCCTGAGCCGATAGGGAACGGGCACTTCGTCCATGTGCCATACAACTCCTTCGATACGGCGACGCGCCCGATCATTATCGCGGTTATTTTCGACAGCTTCTGGGAAAAACTTGTTGAGATCGTCGATGTTCCAGAGTTCCGCGACGAGAAGTATCTCACGCAGCCTGGCCGCTTTGCGGATCGCGAGTTCATCAATCGGCGGTTGCAGGAGGTGCTGCTCACGCGAACCGCTGAACAGTGGATTGCCGACTTGAACAAGGCGCAGATACCTGTCGCTCCTGTGAACAATTTCGAGCAGGCCCTCAACGACCCGCAAGTTCGGCACCGCAATATGGTTGTTACGGTGGAACATCCACGAGGTGGGTCGACAGAGATGCCTGGCAATCCAGTCAAACTGTCTCGCACAAAAGCGGAATCCTACACACCACCCCCGGAGCTCGGACAGGATACCGATGCGGTGCTTGGCCGGCTGCTCGGGCTCGGGTCGGACGAACTTGAGCAGCTGCGGCAGCAATCGGTAATTCGGTGA
- a CDS encoding hydroxymethylglutaryl-CoA lyase, producing the protein MQQVTINEVGLRDGLQMHRSIVPVEDKLRLAQAFVDAGLRAVEATSFVSPKAVPQMADAAELVAGLPDVESVDYSVLVPNQKGLTRALAAGARAVNLVLSATDTMNEKNIGLSLSETRATCVATIQEARANGVEANAYIAVAFDCPYEGRVEPPVVAELTNEMVEAGAGRVIIADTIGAADPVKVRSLFEILLRRHSPDIFACHYHDTRAFALCNVWESLQAGVMRFDSSVGGLGGCPFSPGASGNLATEDLVLFLHQCGYETGVSLDGVLECVKLAREVSGRELGGRSMAYLTAKRERENGQH; encoded by the coding sequence ATGCAACAGGTAACGATCAATGAAGTCGGTCTGCGTGACGGGCTGCAGATGCATCGGAGCATTGTTCCGGTCGAGGATAAACTCCGGCTCGCTCAGGCGTTCGTCGACGCAGGGCTGCGAGCCGTCGAAGCGACCAGCTTCGTCTCTCCTAAGGCCGTGCCACAGATGGCGGATGCGGCAGAGTTGGTGGCCGGGCTGCCCGATGTTGAGAGCGTTGACTACTCTGTGCTGGTCCCGAACCAGAAAGGCCTGACCCGTGCCTTGGCGGCTGGTGCGCGGGCAGTGAACCTGGTGCTGTCAGCGACAGATACGATGAATGAGAAAAACATCGGCTTGTCGCTCAGCGAGACTCGAGCGACCTGCGTGGCGACAATTCAGGAAGCCCGTGCTAACGGCGTCGAGGCAAACGCCTATATCGCTGTCGCCTTCGATTGTCCCTACGAAGGCCGCGTAGAGCCGCCGGTGGTCGCCGAACTCACGAACGAAATGGTAGAAGCCGGCGCAGGGCGGGTGATTATTGCAGATACCATCGGTGCCGCCGATCCTGTGAAGGTCCGAAGCCTGTTTGAAATCCTGCTCAGGCGGCATTCGCCGGATATTTTCGCGTGCCATTATCACGACACCCGGGCTTTTGCGCTCTGCAACGTCTGGGAGTCGCTGCAAGCCGGGGTCATGCGGTTTGACAGTTCGGTGGGCGGTTTGGGTGGGTGTCCGTTCTCGCCAGGTGCCTCTGGCAATCTTGCCACCGAAGATCTGGTGCTGTTCCTGCACCAGTGCGGCTATGAAACCGGCGTGAGTCTTGATGGCGTGCTGGAGTGCGTGAAACTGGCTCGAGAGGTCAGTGGGCGCGAGCTCGGTGGCCGCAGCATGGCGTACCTGACCGCGAAGCGCGAACGCGAGAACGGGCAGCATTAA
- a CDS encoding isochorismatase family protein translates to MALESNRLKPAKCYALLIIDASVGFTDPQDSPLGMRADDAIAAIQRLQQAVQARDWPVYFTSVVYERPDQQAVFREKLPALNVLSAGSALVEIDPRLNATPPAEVIVKTAASGFFGTDLAERLAADGVDGVVVTGFSTSGCVRATAVDALQHDFRVIVPREAVADRDPSAHSANLYDLNTKYADVLSLEETLARLAD, encoded by the coding sequence ATGGCGCTCGAAAGCAATCGCCTCAAGCCAGCGAAGTGTTACGCCCTGTTGATCATCGATGCGAGCGTCGGATTCACGGACCCGCAAGACAGTCCGCTGGGGATGCGAGCCGACGACGCCATTGCAGCAATTCAGCGTTTGCAACAGGCAGTACAGGCTCGGGATTGGCCGGTCTACTTCACCAGCGTGGTCTACGAGCGTCCTGACCAACAAGCTGTGTTTCGCGAGAAGTTGCCGGCACTCAACGTGCTCTCGGCGGGATCGGCGCTGGTGGAGATCGACCCGCGGCTGAATGCAACGCCCCCGGCGGAAGTGATCGTCAAGACGGCGGCTAGTGGCTTTTTTGGAACCGATCTGGCTGAGCGACTGGCGGCCGATGGGGTGGACGGTGTGGTGGTGACCGGCTTCAGTACCAGTGGATGTGTACGTGCCACGGCAGTCGATGCCCTGCAGCATGACTTCCGCGTGATTGTGCCGCGAGAGGCAGTGGCGGACCGGGATCCGTCGGCGCATTCTGCCAACCTGTACGACCTCAATACCAAGTACGCAGACGTGCTGTCTTTGGAGGAAACGCTTGCGCGACTCGCGGACTGA
- a CDS encoding DMT family transporter — translation MSVSGGQVNGAAAGAGVVLTLFGVAAFSTKGIIAKLAYGHGVDPIVLMTLRMLIAVPLFWLLLLIAASATKVECSRSDLGRVLVAGFLGYYVAQFLDLVALQTVSATLGRLILFTYPSFVVLLMMIAERRAPPRGRVLAMAVCYVGLSMALLGGGMDAFRATWSGAVMMLISAMLFACYYVTAGDLSRRLGVYRFSAFAMSAAGVGVVVHYLLSQPVAALLGQPLVVYGYAFAMAVGVTVLPVILILEGMRRIATETSAVLNLAGPMFTFLLAWAVLGERLSAVQWIGFAVVIGAGWLLGRAGNASEPSRTRPTSGPGS, via the coding sequence ATGAGCGTCAGCGGGGGTCAGGTCAATGGGGCGGCGGCAGGCGCAGGAGTCGTCCTAACGCTGTTCGGCGTCGCGGCTTTCTCGACGAAGGGCATCATCGCCAAGCTGGCCTACGGCCATGGCGTTGACCCGATCGTGCTAATGACCCTGCGAATGCTGATTGCGGTGCCGCTGTTCTGGCTGCTGCTCCTAATCGCTGCGTCCGCTACGAAAGTGGAGTGTAGTCGTAGTGACCTGGGGCGAGTGCTGGTGGCGGGCTTTCTTGGCTACTACGTCGCGCAATTCCTCGATCTGGTTGCCTTGCAGACAGTATCGGCCACGCTCGGTCGGCTCATCCTGTTCACATATCCCAGCTTCGTCGTTCTGCTGATGATGATCGCTGAACGCCGCGCCCCGCCAAGGGGGCGTGTGCTGGCGATGGCGGTGTGTTACGTCGGGCTGTCCATGGCACTGCTCGGTGGTGGCATGGACGCCTTTCGGGCCACGTGGAGCGGCGCAGTGATGATGCTGATCAGCGCCATGCTCTTTGCCTGCTACTATGTGACCGCTGGTGATCTCTCACGACGCCTGGGCGTCTATCGCTTCTCCGCGTTCGCCATGTCTGCCGCTGGTGTTGGCGTGGTGGTCCATTACTTGTTGTCGCAACCCGTTGCCGCCCTTTTGGGGCAGCCACTCGTGGTCTACGGATACGCCTTCGCGATGGCCGTCGGGGTAACGGTGCTGCCGGTGATTCTTATTCTGGAAGGGATGCGCCGTATCGCAACGGAAACCTCTGCGGTGCTGAACCTCGCTGGGCCGATGTTCACTTTTCTGCTTGCCTGGGCGGTGCTTGGAGAGCGTCTCAGTGCGGTTCAATGGATTGGATTCGCCGTCGTGATCGGCGCTGGCTGGCTGCTTGGGCGTGCTGGCAATGCGTCTGAGCCGTCGAGGACACGCCCGACG